One part of the Ruegeria sp. AD91A genome encodes these proteins:
- a CDS encoding cytochrome c family protein: MKLLLKAVTFASAIVATPIWAEGWLLDSERSHLAYGSIKKDSVGEVNSFTNLNGHVRDGMAEIEIDLSSVETNIDIRNERMIEFVFRQAPTASLTAEFDMAKVSDLAVGETTTVDAASVLSLAGTDVEFDAEMFVARLSETSVLVSTNDMVFLSTEDAGLNTGVDTLMELADLPGITRTVPITARLIFHSDEEQAAAASDATAVVAAATVQGDPTAGKKVFRKCSACHKLEERRHGVGPSLHGILGTKAGQAEGFKYSTALKGSDIVWTHRTLSAFLADPKGYLQGNRMQFRGLKKNEDIVDLLAYLQEEG; this comes from the coding sequence ATGAAACTTCTGTTGAAGGCTGTCACGTTTGCGTCGGCAATTGTTGCAACACCCATTTGGGCGGAAGGATGGCTACTGGATTCCGAACGCTCGCATCTGGCCTATGGGTCGATCAAGAAAGACTCGGTGGGCGAGGTCAACAGTTTCACCAACCTCAACGGGCACGTCCGGGATGGCATGGCTGAAATCGAAATCGACCTGTCCTCGGTCGAAACCAATATCGATATTCGCAATGAACGAATGATCGAATTTGTCTTTCGCCAGGCACCCACTGCATCCCTGACTGCCGAATTCGATATGGCAAAGGTTTCAGACCTGGCCGTCGGTGAAACTACGACGGTAGATGCTGCATCCGTGCTTTCGCTGGCCGGCACGGATGTTGAGTTTGACGCAGAAATGTTCGTCGCGCGCTTGTCTGAAACTTCGGTGCTTGTTTCGACAAACGACATGGTGTTTCTCAGTACGGAAGACGCCGGTCTCAACACGGGCGTGGACACGCTTATGGAGCTGGCAGACTTACCCGGTATCACCCGAACGGTACCAATCACGGCCCGGCTGATCTTTCACAGCGATGAGGAACAGGCCGCAGCGGCATCGGATGCAACGGCTGTTGTTGCTGCCGCAACTGTCCAAGGTGACCCAACAGCCGGCAAAAAGGTCTTTCGCAAGTGCAGCGCCTGCCACAAACTGGAAGAACGCCGCCATGGCGTCGGTCCGTCCTTGCACGGTATCCTCGGCACAAAGGCTGGTCAGGCAGAGGGATTCAAATACTCGACAGCACTGAAAGGTTCCGACATCGTCTGGACGCATAGGACCCTGAGCGCGTTCCTGGCGGATCCCAAAGGCTATCTTCAGGGCAATCGAATGCAGTTTCGCGGCCTGAAAAAGAACGAGGATATTGTCGACCTTCTGGCATATTTGCAGGAAGAAGGGTGA